One Tenebrio molitor chromosome 2, icTenMoli1.1, whole genome shotgun sequence genomic region harbors:
- the LOC138122852 gene encoding adipocyte plasma membrane-associated protein Hemomucin-like: MGLLGVVKFLTRRTIELVIIALLLLFLPKIPPDAKYSQSYKVAPARPFEGGLKLNEKLNDVELWHKGALHGPEAFVDYKGELYTTVHGGDVVKLTGNHITPIVKFGKPCKGAYEEQLCGRPLGMAFDKSGTLFVADSYYGIFKVDVNTGKKERLVAVNEQIGGANVTLPNSIAVATNGDLFWTDSSTEFTLQDGVFDLLADGSGRLVRYDSKTKKNTVLISDLHFANGVALSDDESFVLVSETARNRLRRYHLKGPKKGTHDIFLDGLPGMTDNLKVDGKGGFIVPLVVAVDSENPAVTQILGPFPLLRKFISRIFGLVQFAFKLANDIYPNEISQRGVHMVGHFTMGQFFYPKRVTILHVSKNGEILDSIHCLNKKLAGISEAHIFKDTLYLGSPFNDYIGRIPLSKVGWEHLRQAPSSTPTPKPATATPKSTTAAPKPTTTTTPKPTTTTTPKPTTTTTTPKPTTTTTTPKPTTTTPKPAATTTPKPTTTTTPKPTTTTTPKPTTTTPKPTPKTTTPKATATPKPTTAPPAPTTTPPKQAQPQPVKEQPKVVPVKESPKAKN, encoded by the exons ATGGGTTTGCTCGGTGTAGTCAAGTTCCTCACCCGTAGGACGATCGAATTAGTAATAATCGCCCTACTGCTGTTGTTCCTTCCGAAAATACCTCCGGATGCGAAATATTCTCAATCATACAA AGTAGCCCCCGCGCGTCCTTTCGAAGGGGGCCTCAAGCTCAACGAGAAACTCAACGACGTGGAACTGTGGCATAAAGGCGCGTTGCACGGTCCCGAGGCCTTCGTCGACTACAAAGGTGAGCTGTACACGACGGTACATGGGGGCGACGTCGTAAAACTAACTGGCAACCACATCACCCCCATCGTGAAATTCGGCAAACCGTGCAAGGGTGCGTACGAAGAACAGCTATGCGGGCGCCCCCTGGGGATGGCTTTCGACAAGAGCGGCACCCTGTTCGTCGCCGACTCGTATTACGGCATCTTCAAAGTTGACGTCAACACCGGAAAAAAAGAGCGCCTGGTGGCGGTGAACGAGCAGATCGGCGGTGCGAACGTAACTCTGCCGAATTCCATCGCTGTGGCCACCAACGGGGACCTGTTCTGGACGGATTCCAGCACCGAATTCACCTTGCAGGATggagtttttgacttgttggCGGACGGTAGTGGGAG atTGGTTCGTTACGAttctaaaacgaaaaaaaacaCCGTTCTCATATCAGATTTGCATTTCGCTAATGGCGTCGCTCTGTCCGACGACGAGTCGTTTGTTTTGGTGTCGGAGACGGCGCGGAACCGCCTTCGTCGCTACCATTTGAAGGGCCCCAAAAAGGGCACCCACGACATTTTCCTCGATGGACTTCCGGGCATGACAGATAATTTAAAAGTCGACGGCAAGGGCGGCTTCATCGTACCTCTGGTGGTCGCGGTCGACTCCGAAAATCCCGCGGTGACCCAAATTTTGGGTCCTTTCCCCCTTTTGCGTAAATTCATCTCCAGAATTTTCGGTCTGGTCCAGTTCGCATTCAAATTGGCCAACGATATTTATCCAAACGAAATTTCTCAACGTGGAGTCCACATGGTGGGCCACTTCACCATGGGTCAGTTCTTCTACCCGAAACGGGTCACCATCTTGCACGTCTCCAAGAACGGAGAGATTTTGGACAGCATCCACTGTCTGAACAAGAAACTGGCGGGGATCAGCGAGGCGCATATTTTCAAAGACACCCTCTATCTCGGTTCTCCGTTTAACGACTACATCGGGCGAATTCCGCTGTCGAAGGTTGGGTGGGAACATTTGAGACAAGCGCCGTCCTCTACTCCAACACCTAAACCTGCCACCGCAACACCTAAATCTACAACAGCAGCGCCCAAACCTACTACGACAACAACGCCCAAACCTACTACGACCACAACACCTAAACCTACCACTACGACCACAACACCCAAACCCACCACTACGACCACAACACCGAAaccaacaacaacaacgccCAAACCCGCAGCTACCACGACTCCTAAACCCACAACCACCACCACACCCAAACCTACAACCACTACCACGCCTAAACCCACCACAACAACGCCCAAACCTACCCCCAAAACGACGACTCCTAAAGCAACCGCAACACCCAAGCCGACTACTGCACCACCTGCGCCGACCACGACACCACCTAAACAAGCTCAACCTCAACCGGTCAAAGAACAACCGAAGGTGGTACCAGTCAAAGAATCTCCTAAAGCAAAGAACTAA
- the rush gene encoding pleckstrin homology domain-containing family F member 2 isoform X3, translating to MVDKLVNSEANTRRIATVESCFGNSGQPLEVPGRVLVGEGVLVKMCRKKPKTRQFFLFNDILVYGNIIINKKKYNKQHIIPLEEVKLENLEDDNQFRNGWFIRTASKSFAVYAATATEKQEWMAHINKCIEDLLRKSGKKAVEEHAAVWVPDGEASVCMRCKKSQFTLINRRHHCRKCGAVVCGPCSNKRFLLPNQSSKPLRVCLHCFGELTSAARNHNTSTDGVQKDRNNADTSGEEDSDDDDETSRAQPESHDLPKFYGDSEKPEELH from the exons ATGGTTGATAAATTAG TGAACAGTGAAGCCAACACCAGGCGAATAGCCACAGTGGAAAGTTGCTTCGGGAATTCCGGACAGCCGCTGGAAGTCCCGGGACGCGTCCTGGTCGGCGAGGGGGTCCTGGTGAAAATGTGCCGGAAGAAACCCAAGACTAGACAGTTTTTTCTATTCAACGACATCCTAGTTTACGGTAATATCATcatcaacaagaaaaaatacaacaagCAACATATCATTCCGTTAGAAGAAGTGAAACTGGAAAATCTCGAGGACGACAATC AATTTCGAAACGGCTGGTTCATTCGAACCGCTTCCAAGTCCTTCGCGGTGTACGCCGCGACGGCCACGGAAAAGCAAGAATGGATGGCCCACATAAACAAGTGCATCGAAGACTTGCTGAGAAAAAGCGGCAAGAAGGCGGTGGAGGAGCACGCGGCCGTCTGGGTTCCCGACGGCGAAGCCTCCGTCTGCATGCGCTGCAAAAAATCACAGTTCACGTTGATCAACCGGAGGCACCACTGCCGCAAGTGCGGGGCCGTGGTCTGCGGGCCGTGTTCGAATAAACGATTCCTGCTGCCCAACCAGAGTTCGAAGCCTCTACGCGTCTGCCTCCATTGCTTCGGCGAGCTCACGTCCGCCGCCAGAAATCACAACACGTCGACGGACGGCGTGCAGAAAG ACCGGAACAACGCAGACACATCTGGGGAGGAAGACTCGGATGACGACGACGAGACCAGCAGGGCACAGCCGGAATCCCACGATTTG CCTAAATTTTACGGCGACAGCGAAAAACCAGAAGAACTACATTGA
- the RNASEK gene encoding ribonuclease kappa gives MPICGPKLSLCGLILSVWGIVQLGLMGIFYYVHSVALAEDLPGVEEPHTPNDLDEFYANIDRGYTQNAFNCWIAALLYIVTLAVSAHQFWANNRSSLSV, from the exons atgcCAATTTGTGGGCCCAAATTGTCACTATGTGGCTTAATTTTGAGCGTCTGGGGAATAGTTCAGTTG GGTTTAATGGGAATATTTTACTACGTCCATTCCGTGGCCCTCGCTGAGGATCTACCGGGCGTCGAGGAACCCCACACCCCGAACGATCTGGACGAGTTTTATGCGAACATAGATAGGGGCTACACACAG aACGCCTTTAACTGCTGGATCGCCGCCCTCTTGTACATTGTAACGTTGGCCGTATCGGCACATCAATTCTGGGCTAACAATCGCTCTTCGTTGAGTGtttag
- the rush gene encoding pleckstrin homology domain-containing family F member 2 isoform X1: MEVPVAVVIPECVVPVLVNSEANTRRIATVESCFGNSGQPLEVPGRVLVGEGVLVKMCRKKPKTRQFFLFNDILVYGNIIINKKKYNKQHIIPLEEVKLENLEDDNQFRNGWFIRTASKSFAVYAATATEKQEWMAHINKCIEDLLRKSGKKAVEEHAAVWVPDGEASVCMRCKKSQFTLINRRHHCRKCGAVVCGPCSNKRFLLPNQSSKPLRVCLHCFGELTSAARNHNTSTDGVQKDRNNADTSGEEDSDDDDETSRAQPESHDLPKFYGDSEKPEELH, encoded by the exons ATGGAAGTACCCGTGGCCGTAGTAATTCCCGAGTGTGTCGTTCCCGTTTTAGTGAACAGTGAAGCCAACACCAGGCGAATAGCCACAGTGGAAAGTTGCTTCGGGAATTCCGGACAGCCGCTGGAAGTCCCGGGACGCGTCCTGGTCGGCGAGGGGGTCCTGGTGAAAATGTGCCGGAAGAAACCCAAGACTAGACAGTTTTTTCTATTCAACGACATCCTAGTTTACGGTAATATCATcatcaacaagaaaaaatacaacaagCAACATATCATTCCGTTAGAAGAAGTGAAACTGGAAAATCTCGAGGACGACAATC AATTTCGAAACGGCTGGTTCATTCGAACCGCTTCCAAGTCCTTCGCGGTGTACGCCGCGACGGCCACGGAAAAGCAAGAATGGATGGCCCACATAAACAAGTGCATCGAAGACTTGCTGAGAAAAAGCGGCAAGAAGGCGGTGGAGGAGCACGCGGCCGTCTGGGTTCCCGACGGCGAAGCCTCCGTCTGCATGCGCTGCAAAAAATCACAGTTCACGTTGATCAACCGGAGGCACCACTGCCGCAAGTGCGGGGCCGTGGTCTGCGGGCCGTGTTCGAATAAACGATTCCTGCTGCCCAACCAGAGTTCGAAGCCTCTACGCGTCTGCCTCCATTGCTTCGGCGAGCTCACGTCCGCCGCCAGAAATCACAACACGTCGACGGACGGCGTGCAGAAAG ACCGGAACAACGCAGACACATCTGGGGAGGAAGACTCGGATGACGACGACGAGACCAGCAGGGCACAGCCGGAATCCCACGATTTG CCTAAATTTTACGGCGACAGCGAAAAACCAGAAGAACTACATTGA
- the rush gene encoding pleckstrin homology domain-containing family F member 2 isoform X2, translating to MEVPVAVVIPECVVPVLVNSEANTRRIATVESCFGNSGQPLEVPGRVLVGEGVLVKMCRKKPKTRQFFLFNDILVYGNIIINKKKYNKQHIIPLEEVKLENLEDDNQFRNGWFIRTASKSFAVYAATATEKQEWMAHINKCIEDLLRKSGKKAVEEHAAVWVPDGEASVCMRCKKSQFTLINRRHHCRKCGAVVCGPCSNKRFLLPNQSSKPLRVCLHCFGELTSAARNHNTSTDGVQKDRNNADTSGEEDSDDDDETSRAQPESHDLFQSHCFSYTRS from the exons ATGGAAGTACCCGTGGCCGTAGTAATTCCCGAGTGTGTCGTTCCCGTTTTAGTGAACAGTGAAGCCAACACCAGGCGAATAGCCACAGTGGAAAGTTGCTTCGGGAATTCCGGACAGCCGCTGGAAGTCCCGGGACGCGTCCTGGTCGGCGAGGGGGTCCTGGTGAAAATGTGCCGGAAGAAACCCAAGACTAGACAGTTTTTTCTATTCAACGACATCCTAGTTTACGGTAATATCATcatcaacaagaaaaaatacaacaagCAACATATCATTCCGTTAGAAGAAGTGAAACTGGAAAATCTCGAGGACGACAATC AATTTCGAAACGGCTGGTTCATTCGAACCGCTTCCAAGTCCTTCGCGGTGTACGCCGCGACGGCCACGGAAAAGCAAGAATGGATGGCCCACATAAACAAGTGCATCGAAGACTTGCTGAGAAAAAGCGGCAAGAAGGCGGTGGAGGAGCACGCGGCCGTCTGGGTTCCCGACGGCGAAGCCTCCGTCTGCATGCGCTGCAAAAAATCACAGTTCACGTTGATCAACCGGAGGCACCACTGCCGCAAGTGCGGGGCCGTGGTCTGCGGGCCGTGTTCGAATAAACGATTCCTGCTGCCCAACCAGAGTTCGAAGCCTCTACGCGTCTGCCTCCATTGCTTCGGCGAGCTCACGTCCGCCGCCAGAAATCACAACACGTCGACGGACGGCGTGCAGAAAG ACCGGAACAACGCAGACACATCTGGGGAGGAAGACTCGGATGACGACGACGAGACCAGCAGGGCACAGCCGGAATCCCACGATTTG TTTCAGAGTCATTGCTTCAGTTATACTCGTT CCTAA
- the LOC138122854 gene encoding uncharacterized protein gives MAWNLSRIPTTLPRIISLSILAKSLPQFYSKLEVDVIDDFTSQLMHQKMGKWDHQKRKNEALVENVSRSGEKQFDEVKIGELGTDQLGILFQNAIDADNGESVIDLIKFCVDRNETPPLAVLMNVLSFCSQNGNKDAIQQIHQLCENRHPDLLVAHSNFRHFIAEAVWVRGDVSKAVEIFEGVYRENAFLRRRIRLILKYLMTDLVSSGSEAALGNTMHFAERLFRDFNDLSPLTYVWQTCFLSEWFSDQCVALELLEKHNGLCKAVINRIPYVVFVSLKCHRTEVVYRLLEILLKYKMKQQYSSVVACLLNYQFRRGDLIRCSEIIRWAVDNDVPLPKNHHIKMINLLLNRKMNTPLAPQEKEDHKPRYDLKF, from the exons ATGGCCTGGAATCTAAGCCGAATACCGACAACCTTACCCCGCATAATATCCCTCTCGATTCTCGCAAAGAGTTTGCCTCAATTCTACTCAAAATTAGAAGTAGATGTTATCGACGATTTTACGTCGCAGTTGATGCACCAGAAGATGGGGAAGTGGGATCatcagaaaagaaaaaacgaAGCTCTAGTCGAAAACGTGTCGCGTTCCGGAGAAAAACAATTCGACGAGGTGAAAATAGGAGAGCTAGGAACCGACCAACTAGGTATTTTGTTCCAAAACGCCATAGACGCGGACAATGGTGAATCTGTGATTGATCTAATTAAGTTTTGCGTCGACCGCAACGAAACTCCGCCGCTTGCCGTCTTGATGAATGTGCTATCGTTCTGTTCCCAAAACGGGAATAAAGACGCGATTCAGCAAATTCATCAGTTGTGCGAAAACCGCCACCCGGATCTCCTCGTAGCCCATTCGAATTTCCGTCATTTCATAGCTGAGGCGGTTTGGGTGCGAGGGGACGTGTCCAAAGCCGTGGAGATATTCGAGGGGGTTTATCGCGAAAACGCGTTTCTGCGGCGCAGAATTAGATTGATCCTGAAATATTTAATGACCGATCTGGTGTCCAGCGGTAGCGAAGCGGCTCTCGGCAACACGATGCATTTTGCCGAAAGACTCTTTAGGGATTTTAACGATTTGTCCCCGTTGACGTACGTGTGGCAGACCTGCTTTCTAAGCGAGTGGTTTTCGGATCAGTGCGTGGCCTTGGAATTGCTCGAAAAGCACAACGGACTTTGTAAAGCTGTGATCAACAGGATACCCTACGTGGTGTTCGTTTCGTTGAAGTGTCACAGGACCGAAGTCGTCTACCGATTGTTGGAAATTCTACTGAAGTATAAAATGAAGCAGCAGTATTCGAGCGTCGTGGCCTGTCTCCTGAATTATCaat TTCGTCGAGGGGATCTGATTCGCTGTTCGGAAATAATCAGATGGGCGGTCGACAACGACGTCCCGTTACCAAAGAATCACCACATTAAAATGATCAACTTATTACTCAACAGGAAAATGAACACGCCTCTGGCGCCGCAAGAAAAGGAGGACCACAAACCAAGATACGACCTCAAATTCTGA
- the bisc gene encoding TM2 domain-containing protein biscotti encodes MKKIFLFNLLLNLLLTAWVYTTDSSPKIVDCNNLRMGQFICPDPNYDLVDPKTQQIRGCTKDNKARVPCIAADGLNCSETNSNTFTREMPCKWTNGYSFETALLLSIFLGMFGVDRFYLGYPAIGLAKFCTLGFMFLGQLIDIVLIATQVVGPADGSAYVIPYYGPGVQVVRSDNWTYRLRQDDW; translated from the exons atgaaaaaaatatttctcttcAATTTACTGTTAAACTTGCTACTTACGGCGTGGGTCTACACGACAGACTCAAGCCCCAAAATTGTAGACTGCAATAATTTGCGCATGGGACAATTCATATGTCCAGACCCCAACTATGACCTTGTGGACCCCAAAACTCAACAAATCCGGGGATGTACCAAAGACAACAAAGCCAGAG tccCTTGCATAGCGGCTGATGGTCTAAATTGTTCAGAAACGAACAGCAACACATTTACTAGAGAGATGCCATGCAAATGGAC GAATGGGTACTCATTTGAAACTGCTCTGTTGCTATCCATTTTCTTGGGAATGTTTGGGGTAGATAGGTTTTATTTGGGGTATCCAGCTATCGGATTGGCAAAATTTTGTACTTTGGGATTCATGTTTCTGGGCCAATTGATCGATATCGTGCTCATCGCTACGCAAGTTGTGGGACCTGCGGACGGATCCGCGTATGTGATCCCCTATTATGGACCTGGAGTGCAAGTGGTGCGCAGTGATAATTGGACATACAGACTTAGACAGGATGATTGGTGA